GACAAAAGTCTGCAGCATTTCCTTAGttctccctgctcctctgcctACCCTGGGTTAACTGGAAGAGCAGATTCTCAGAGGGGGATACAGGGAAGGATTTTCCAGCCTTAGGAAATTAACTACAGCACTGATGACTACAACAGCCCAGTCTTCAAACCCATCACACAAAGGAACACgctgcacagcagctgtagATCACATCCTGCCAATTCCTTGGATTTTAAGGCCCAGCCCAAGACCAACTGTGAACAGGGGAAAAGACATAGGGCATTCTCCTaactgttggttgttttttttttttcttttttttttttttctttttttttccccctctagtTCTTGCAGAGCTTTACAGGTGGGAGGAAGGACACAAAGACCCaatgaaggaaaacataatGCATCCTGAGCCTTAAACATGCATGTCACTTCTCTGCTGTACCTGTTCTGAGTTCTCAGGGTACAGCTGCAGTACGGCTCGGGATCCTCGGGCCTGTGGGAAACAAGGTAAGTCACGAGCGTGGCTTAGAGCAGGCTTCCCCTCTTACTGCCCAGTCCACAACCCTCAGGAAGCCTCCTGGAGAACTTTCCCAGGAGAGCAGCTCAAATGGCAGAGCCGGAGTCAccagagcacagcaaggcaCAGGGCTAGCAGCAGGAACTGCAGAAACACAGGCACTGTGCAGACAGGGAAGCAGTCAAGGAATGGGTGCTGCAGCTAATCCTACATTTCAGTTACTCAAAGTCTTGCTACAAGGCACAGGTGGCGATAACAAAATAGGCAGAGGGCTGACTGAGAGAGCATGACACTTACCAAGGCAGTATAAAGAGTTGAAAAGAACCGATAAAGGCGTTTTGGAGGACTGTGTGACTTCTTGTCAGCGTTACAAAGCCACTGCACTGCAGAGATACTGCAAAAGAAATCAAGACCCGCAGGACACTGAACCATCAATTCCTAAGCAGcgcctcccacctccctttgaGCATTCTTTTAGTACTGAGCGTGTGCATGACTTCAgagaaaattattcatttttctccatataGCCTTACCTTACTTTGTGGTAAAGCCACTATAGAGACTCACTATGTCATGCTACGAGCAACCTAGTGCAGCAGTTACTCAAGCAACAGAAATACCAGACCTCTCCTTTAGGAGAGTGTTCAGGTGCTTGGTTGTGGCCCTAACAAAGTCCATAAGTAGCCACACAGGTTTTGCCAGAGTGACCCCAAACAGAGCACGACGTTTGGTGACAGAGAGCCCCTGCTCGCTGTACCAGTACCTTTAAGAAGCATTCTCTAACAAAAGTGTTTATTTCCTCTAGGCCTTCGCCCCCAAACCAACCATCAAACCTCTTCTCAGCTGTGAGGCCAGTCCCTCGATCCGAAATGCTTTGGTGCACATCTCAACTCACCTGAAAGTACATCACCTGTAATTTATTTAGTCCAAATATCCTGCTGATTCACTGCCACAAAAACAGTCAGACAGCCCACAGCGCTGCACGTGCCAGCAGAGCGAGGAGAGTCGCAGTGCTCTCTCACACAAGACGAGCACACTGTGCACACTGCAGAGGGCTCGTTCAGGTGCTCAGACTCACCTGATGCAGCCATCAAACGTGCCAGGCCTGAAGGGAATGCCATCGCCCATATCCGCGAGGAGCAGATCTCCTTCGACCTCCCTCTCCACAGCCACATCTGTGCAGGGAGCGTAGCGCTCAGCGCACGCCCGCGGCACTCCCTGCAAAGGGGTGTGGACGGACGCTCACCCAGCATGGCGCGGCTGATGTCCACCCCGATCCAGCAGTGCCCCTCCTCGGAGATGTGCTCCCCGCTCAGTCCGGAGCCGCAGCTGCAGACGGGAAGGGGAAAACGGCGGCTCACGGTGCCCTCCCGGGACGGCCCCGCCCCGACCCCCGCCGCGCACCGCGCGCCGCTCACCCCACGTCCAGGAGGAGGCACGGCCGTCCCTCGGGCAGCGCCAGCAGCTCCACGGCCCGCGCCGCCATCTGCGCCTGGATCTCGGCCACGCGGGAGCTGCAGGGCGAAAGGCGGCGGGTGGGCGGAGGCACTGCGGCACACGCGGACCCCCCCGCCCAAGCCCCCGGTCCCACCGCCCGCCGTACTTCTGAGTGTACTTCCGTGCCTCCGTCTCATCGTAGAACTGCAACAGCAGAATGGAAAGGGGGGGGTGGGATGTGAGCCcgggcccggcccgccccgcccgcacggcccggcccgccccgcccgcaCCAGTTCGGGAGGCCCGCGGTGCTccggccgccgcccgccgctcgCCATGCTGCGTGATGATGTCACCGCACGGCGCCGCGCGTCTCTGCGTCGCGCCAGAGTGACGTCACGATCAGTCGCGCCCGAGTGACGTCGCGCCTCGGGCAAGATGGCGGCGCGCGGGCGCTGAGCGATGGGTCCGTTGCCGCTGGGCCTGCGGCGCCTCCTGCTCCCGGGGCCGGGACTGCGGCTGTGCGCGGCCCCGCGCTGCGGCGGGAGCTCGGGGAGCGGCAAGGCGCCGCGCCGCACGCTGTATGAGGTGCTGGACGTCCCGCCCACCGCCACGCCGGCGCAGATCAAGGCGGCGTACTACCGGCAGTCTTTCCGCTTCCACCCGGACCGCAACGCGGGCAGCGCGGCCGCCGCTGAGCGCTTCGCCGCCGTCAGCGAGGCCTACCGCGTGCTGGGCAGCGCCGCGCTGCGCCGCAAGTACGACCTCGGCGCCCTCAGCCGTGACGACGTGCGCGGCGCCCCCCGGCCCTCGAGCCGCGctcccgccgcgccgccccccgcccgcgccgccgccgcccgccgcggcCCCGTGCCGCCGCCCTTCGACTTCGACGCCTTCTACCGCGCGCACTACGGCGAGCAGCTGGAGCGGGAGCAGGCGCTGCGGGCGCGGCGGGAGCGGCTGCGCCTCTGCCGGGAGGAGGCCGCGGCCCAGGGCCGCCTACGGTTCCTGACGGACCTCACGGTTGGGCTGGTCTTCGTGCTGGGCTTCGCTATGCTCTACGGCCTCAAGTAGCGGCGGGCCGGCGCGGTGCTGGCAGCCCTCTGGCTGTGTGGGACCCGTGCGGGGGCTCGGCGTTGCTTCTATAGCCGTACGGCTCCACACCGCTGCCGCATGCCTCGTTTGCCAGCAGACCCTACGCGAGGCGCCCGGCGGGGACACGGACCTTTGTGGACGCTGACATCTCCTCCACTGGCACTGTGCTGTGACCCCGGTGGGAACCACATCTCTGTTCTGCTGAGCCACGGTAGAGATTAAATAATTGCCAGCGGTGTCTGTGTGCTGCATGCATTCCTGGAGATGCTGTCGCTGATGTAAAGTAATTTCTCTCTGTGGGTTCCATTAATCCCAAGTCGCTGCCTTTGTGCTGTCACACTTGGTACATTTATTGCGCGCTGGTCTCTAGCCTGCGCTGTGACCCTGTGTGTCTCTGCTTGGTgcctgcctcactgtgctgagtGCAGAGCTCTCGGTTTCGGCAGCCTGAAGGAATGGAACGTGGGCCTCTGGTTGCCTGTGTCTCGGTCAGCGTGTGCCATCACCCGGAGGTGCTGCCCCAAACACCTGGCTGTGCATAGCAGCCCGCCTTGGCGAGGGCTTGCTAGGAGCTTTGCTGTCCGTATGGCCATTGGGCTGGGAGTGGTACGCTTTTGTCAGTGGCATTATTTGTGTTTGACATGTCTGTGAGCACTTTTTGCACATAGGAGTATTTCCTAGTTAAGTACTGAAGTGATTCAGGAACTGAAGATTGTCTCTAAGAGTGCCTGTCTTTCCTTGGGTGAAGGTTTTACCTACATGGTACTGCTGGCAGAGAGCGAAGCTTGCTGGAACACTGTGTTGCAACACCCGGAGTGCCAAGGATGACGTCTGCAGTACTCTGCGCTGTGTTTGCTGGGCTGGACTGTGCCAAAGCCGTGCTGTCCCCTCACTGCTGTGACGCAGGGTTGTGATTTCTCCCattacaaacaaaagcaaacacctTGTGTTTTTCAGCGATGGAATTCTGTGATTAGAGTTGTGATACTGTTGATACTGTACTGATACTCTGTGATACTGAGCTGAGCCCGAGGCAGTGGCAGGGCAGAGTGCAGTGTACTGGTAGGTGGTGTGTGCTGCTACAGGAGAGTCTCCTGTCTCTTCTGGAAAGAATTGTACCACTCTTAactgcagaggctgctgtgtGTTTGGGCAAATTCAGCACAGGAAAAGAGAGCTTTCCAGGATCCTCTGTTGTTGTGATTATAGTCCTGAAACGTTAGCATGTGGAGAGCAGGGGGAGCCTGGCATTCGAGGGCACTGGTTATAGAGTGGAAGCATCTAAAGCTGTGGCtctgtggcagc
The Lagopus muta isolate bLagMut1 chromosome 20, bLagMut1 primary, whole genome shotgun sequence genome window above contains:
- the BUD23 gene encoding probable 18S rRNA (guanine-N(7))-methyltransferase; this encodes MASGGRRPEHRGPPELFYDETEARKYTQNSRVAEIQAQMAARAVELLALPEGRPCLLLDVGCGSGLSGEHISEEGHCWIGVDISRAMLDVAVEREVEGDLLLADMGDGIPFRPGTFDGCISISAVQWLCNADKKSHSPPKRLYRFFSTLYTALARGSRAVLQLYPENSEQLELITAQAMRAGFTGGMVVDYPNSTKAKKFFLCLFVGTSGPLPKGLGTECADGEEIRQAKFTNERIRFRNAKGKSVKKSRDWILEKKERRRRQGKEVRADTKYTGRKRRPQF
- the DNAJC30 gene encoding dnaJ homolog subfamily C member 30, mitochondrial, with protein sequence MGPLPLGLRRLLLPGPGLRLCAAPRCGGSSGSGKAPRRTLYEVLDVPPTATPAQIKAAYYRQSFRFHPDRNAGSAAAAERFAAVSEAYRVLGSAALRRKYDLGALSRDDVRGAPRPSSRAPAAPPPARAAAARRGPVPPPFDFDAFYRAHYGEQLEREQALRARRERLRLCREEAAAQGRLRFLTDLTVGLVFVLGFAMLYGLK